One genomic window of Hymenobacter sp. J193 includes the following:
- a CDS encoding nitrilase-related carbon-nitrogen hydrolase: MPRIVKSGLIQMSLPMTEGEGSIEEIKEAMVQKHIPLIEEAGRQGVQILCLQEIFNTPYFCPGQDKAWYASAESVPGPTTDRMAEYARKYNMVIIVPVYERESAGFLYNTAAVIDADGTYLGKYRKNHIPHTSGFWEKFFFKPGNMGYPVFQTKYAKVGVYICYDRHFPDGARVLGLNGAEIVYNPSATVAGLSQYLWKLEQPAHAAANGYFMGCINRVGEEKPWNLGRFYGTSYFVDPRGQIIAEADEYKDELLVAEFDLDMIDEVRATWQFFRDRRPETYEKLVEL, from the coding sequence ATGCCCAGAATTGTTAAATCCGGCCTGATTCAGATGAGCTTGCCGATGACGGAAGGCGAAGGCAGCATCGAGGAAATCAAGGAGGCCATGGTGCAGAAGCACATTCCGCTGATTGAGGAAGCCGGCCGCCAGGGCGTTCAGATCCTCTGTCTGCAGGAAATCTTCAATACGCCCTACTTCTGCCCTGGCCAGGACAAAGCCTGGTACGCCTCCGCCGAGTCGGTGCCCGGCCCCACCACGGACCGGATGGCCGAGTACGCTAGGAAGTACAACATGGTCATCATCGTGCCGGTGTACGAGCGGGAATCGGCCGGTTTCCTCTACAACACCGCCGCCGTCATCGACGCCGATGGCACCTACCTGGGCAAGTACCGCAAAAACCACATTCCCCACACCTCCGGCTTCTGGGAGAAGTTCTTCTTCAAGCCCGGCAACATGGGCTACCCCGTGTTCCAGACCAAGTACGCCAAAGTAGGCGTGTACATCTGCTACGACCGGCACTTCCCCGACGGGGCCCGCGTGCTGGGTCTAAATGGCGCCGAAATCGTGTACAATCCTTCGGCCACGGTAGCCGGCCTCTCGCAGTACCTCTGGAAGCTGGAGCAGCCGGCTCACGCCGCCGCCAACGGCTACTTCATGGGCTGCATCAACCGCGTGGGCGAAGAGAAGCCCTGGAACCTGGGCCGCTTCTACGGCACCTCCTACTTCGTGGACCCGCGCGGCCAGATCATTGCCGAGGCCGACGAGTACAAAGACGAGCTGCTGGTCGCCGAATTCGACCTCGACATGATTGACGAAGTGCGCGCTACCTGGCAGTTCTTCCGCGACCGGCGCCCCGAAACCTACGAGAAACTGGTAGAGCTCTAA
- a CDS encoding FAD-dependent oxidoreductase, translating into MAEYATPTTEQEFAGNFAQLKPLMSNSEALLESSRCLFCFDAPCIKACPSGIDIPLFIRQINSGNATGAARTIYEANYFGNACGKVCPTEVLCEGSCVYTATGAKPIEIGRLQSHATRQVMDQGKHLFQPGAATGFRVAVIGAGPAGISCACELRKLGHEVDVFEARSQPSGLTLYGVAPYKITNEETLAEMAYLEAQFGFQVHYNHAISTRPDLEKLEKEYSAIFLGIGLGHTSALGLPGEERENCVGAVEFIEQLRIRQEQTAVGRKVIVLGGGNTAMDAASESARLGAERVVLAYRRGKEEMGAYEFEYDLAKGVGVQGLFNVAPLEIVGNGKVEGVKFVRTATLNGQVQTVPGSEFVEACDMVIKATGQAKQTSFLGLIPELQVDGKGRIVFNPNTGQTTNPRYFAAGDAANGGAEVVNAAADGKAAAHGIHGFLTKS; encoded by the coding sequence ATGGCCGAATACGCTACCCCCACTACCGAGCAGGAATTTGCCGGGAACTTTGCCCAGCTCAAGCCGCTGATGAGCAACTCTGAGGCCCTGCTGGAAAGCTCGCGCTGCCTGTTTTGCTTTGATGCGCCTTGCATCAAGGCGTGTCCTTCCGGCATCGATATTCCGCTGTTTATCCGGCAGATCAACTCCGGTAATGCCACCGGCGCAGCTCGCACTATTTACGAGGCGAATTACTTCGGCAATGCCTGCGGAAAGGTGTGCCCTACGGAGGTGCTCTGCGAGGGTTCCTGCGTGTACACGGCTACCGGGGCCAAGCCCATTGAAATCGGGCGGCTGCAGAGCCACGCCACGCGCCAGGTGATGGACCAGGGCAAGCACTTATTTCAGCCGGGCGCGGCTACCGGATTTCGGGTAGCTGTTATCGGCGCGGGACCGGCGGGTATTTCCTGCGCCTGCGAGTTGCGCAAGCTGGGCCACGAGGTAGACGTGTTTGAGGCCCGCAGCCAGCCCTCCGGCCTCACGCTGTACGGCGTAGCTCCCTACAAAATCACCAACGAGGAAACCCTGGCCGAAATGGCGTACCTGGAAGCGCAGTTCGGCTTTCAAGTGCACTACAACCACGCCATCAGCACCCGCCCCGACCTGGAAAAGCTGGAAAAAGAGTACTCGGCCATCTTCCTGGGTATCGGGCTGGGCCACACGTCGGCGCTGGGGTTGCCGGGCGAGGAGCGGGAAAACTGCGTGGGCGCGGTGGAGTTCATCGAGCAGCTGCGCATCCGGCAAGAGCAAACTGCCGTGGGCCGCAAGGTGATTGTGCTGGGCGGCGGCAACACTGCCATGGACGCCGCTTCGGAGTCGGCACGGCTGGGCGCGGAGCGGGTGGTGCTGGCGTACCGGCGCGGCAAGGAGGAAATGGGGGCTTACGAGTTCGAGTACGACCTGGCCAAAGGCGTGGGCGTGCAGGGGCTTTTCAACGTGGCCCCGCTGGAAATCGTGGGCAACGGCAAGGTGGAAGGCGTGAAGTTCGTGCGCACCGCCACGCTCAACGGGCAGGTGCAAACTGTCCCTGGCTCGGAGTTCGTGGAGGCCTGCGACATGGTAATTAAGGCCACCGGCCAAGCCAAGCAAACCAGCTTCCTCGGCCTCATTCCGGAGCTGCAAGTGGACGGCAAAGGGCGCATCGTGTTCAACCCCAATACCGGCCAGACCACCAACCCGCGCTACTTCGCCGCCGGCGACGCGGCCAACGGCGGCGCCGAAGTAGTAAACGCCGCCGCCGACGGCAAAGCCGCAGCCCACGGCATCCACGGTTTTTTAACTAAAAGCTAG
- the preA gene encoding NAD-dependent dihydropyrimidine dehydrogenase subunit PreA translates to MPDLSINFAGIKSPNPFWLASAPPTNSGYQVMKAFDAGWGGAVWKTLGVPVVNVSSRYGSVNYRDKRMMGFNNIELISDRPLADNLREIEEVKKRFPNHAVIASLMVQSRQEWHDIVRDVENAGSDGIELNFGCPHGMCERGMGSAVGQEPEVLQTIVEWVMEVARIPVIVKLTPNISDITEPAMAARRGGANAISLINTIQSIVGVDLDLFAPYPIVDGKGSNGGYCGPAVKPIALNMVKNCAQHPDVRLPISGIGGIETWRDAVEHILLGASSVQVCTAAMHYGFGIIREMTSGLEQYMSEKGFRTIDDMVGRALPNVKHWEDLNLKYKVTAHINPDKCIGCQLCYTACEDGAHQAIQLNAGTRIPEIIDENCVGCNLCSLVCPVEQCITMERRDDGTQHQTWKERTEADDIPVTFNDERAGGLHHWVPEPAAALGKERQKTLPGKARQYQEVAE, encoded by the coding sequence ATGCCAGACCTCTCCATAAATTTTGCCGGCATCAAGTCGCCCAATCCGTTCTGGCTGGCTTCGGCGCCGCCCACCAACTCGGGCTATCAGGTGATGAAAGCCTTTGACGCCGGCTGGGGCGGGGCCGTATGGAAAACCCTGGGCGTGCCCGTGGTGAACGTGTCGAGCCGCTACGGCAGCGTGAACTACCGCGACAAGCGCATGATGGGCTTCAACAATATCGAGCTGATTTCGGACCGCCCGCTGGCCGACAACCTGCGCGAGATTGAGGAAGTGAAAAAGCGTTTCCCGAACCACGCCGTCATTGCCTCGCTCATGGTGCAAAGCCGGCAGGAGTGGCACGACATCGTGCGCGACGTGGAAAACGCCGGCTCCGACGGCATTGAGCTGAACTTCGGCTGCCCCCACGGCATGTGTGAGCGAGGCATGGGCTCGGCCGTGGGCCAGGAGCCGGAAGTACTCCAGACCATTGTGGAGTGGGTGATGGAAGTGGCGCGCATCCCGGTTATCGTGAAGCTCACGCCCAACATTTCGGACATTACGGAGCCCGCTATGGCCGCGCGGCGCGGGGGCGCCAACGCCATTTCGCTCATCAACACCATCCAGAGTATTGTGGGTGTGGACCTGGATTTGTTTGCCCCCTACCCGATTGTGGATGGCAAGGGCAGCAACGGCGGCTACTGCGGCCCGGCCGTGAAGCCCATTGCCCTGAACATGGTGAAGAATTGCGCCCAGCACCCCGACGTGCGCCTACCCATTTCCGGCATCGGCGGCATCGAAACCTGGCGCGACGCCGTGGAGCACATTCTGCTCGGAGCCTCCTCGGTGCAGGTGTGCACGGCGGCCATGCACTACGGCTTTGGCATCATCCGGGAAATGACCAGCGGGCTGGAGCAGTACATGAGCGAAAAAGGCTTCCGCACCATTGACGACATGGTGGGCCGCGCCCTGCCCAACGTGAAGCACTGGGAAGACCTCAACCTCAAGTACAAAGTCACCGCCCACATCAACCCCGATAAGTGCATCGGCTGCCAGCTGTGCTACACCGCCTGCGAGGACGGCGCCCACCAGGCCATCCAACTCAACGCGGGCACGCGTATCCCCGAAATCATCGACGAGAACTGCGTGGGCTGCAACCTCTGCTCCCTGGTGTGCCCCGTGGAGCAGTGCATTACCATGGAGCGCCGCGACGACGGCACCCAGCACCAGACCTGGAAAGAGCGCACCGAGGCCGATGATATTCCCGTCACCTTCAACGATGAGCGCGCCGGCGGCCTACACCACTGGGTACCCGAGCCCGCCGCCGCCCTGGGTAAGGAAAGGCAAAAGACACTGCCCGGCAAGGCGCGGCAGTATCAGGAAGTAGCGGAATGA
- the dnaK gene encoding molecular chaperone DnaK encodes MGKIIGIDLGTTNSCVAVMEGNEPVVIPNSEGRRTTPSIVAFLDNGKGERKVGDPAKRQAITNPHNTIQSIKRFMGRNFSEVTEEAKNVSYALGSGSNNTVGVKIGDRQYTPQEISAMVLQKMKQTAEDYLGQPVTEAVITVPAYFNDAQRQATKEAGAIAGLDVKRIINEPTAAALAYGLDKDHSNHKVAVYDLGGGTFDISILELDNGVFEVLSTNGDTHLGGDDFDQVIINFLAETFASENEGLDLRKDAMALQRLKEAAEKAKVELSSSTETEINLPYVTATASGPKHLVVKLSRAKFEQLADSLIRRSMEPVKKALQDAGLSTSDINDVILVGGSTRIPRIQEEVEKFFGKKPSKGVNPDEVVAVGAAIQGGVLTGEVKDVLLLDVTPLSLGIETMGGVMTKLIESNTTIPTKKSETFSTASDNQPSVEIHVLQGERPMASQNRTIGKFHLDSIPPAPRGVPQIEVIFDIDANGILHVTAKDKGTGKEQKIRIEASSGLSDADIERMRQEAQANAEADKAEREKIEKVNQADSMIFQTEKQLQEYGDKLSGGNKTAVESALADLKKAHESKGLGQIDTAMAAINAAWQAASQEMYAQSGPAGQPGAEGGNPFGGAGQPGGNGQQGAGHDNVTDVDYEEVDGQK; translated from the coding sequence ATGGGAAAAATAATTGGTATTGACCTCGGCACCACCAACTCCTGCGTGGCCGTAATGGAAGGCAACGAGCCGGTGGTGATTCCAAATAGCGAAGGCCGCCGCACGACTCCGTCGATTGTGGCCTTCCTCGACAACGGTAAAGGCGAGCGTAAAGTAGGTGACCCGGCTAAGCGTCAGGCCATTACCAACCCGCACAACACCATCCAGTCGATCAAGCGTTTCATGGGCCGTAACTTCTCGGAGGTAACCGAAGAAGCCAAGAACGTGTCCTACGCGCTGGGCAGTGGCTCCAACAACACGGTGGGCGTGAAAATCGGCGACCGGCAGTACACGCCTCAGGAGATTTCGGCGATGGTGCTGCAGAAGATGAAGCAGACCGCCGAAGATTACCTCGGCCAGCCCGTGACGGAAGCCGTGATTACGGTGCCCGCCTACTTCAACGACGCCCAGCGCCAGGCTACCAAAGAAGCCGGTGCCATTGCTGGCCTTGATGTGAAGCGCATCATCAACGAGCCCACGGCGGCTGCCCTGGCCTATGGCCTCGACAAAGACCACTCGAACCACAAAGTAGCCGTGTATGACCTCGGCGGTGGTACGTTTGATATTTCGATTCTGGAGCTTGACAACGGCGTATTCGAAGTACTGAGCACCAACGGTGACACCCACCTCGGTGGCGACGACTTCGACCAGGTTATCATCAACTTCCTGGCGGAAACTTTCGCCTCGGAAAACGAAGGCCTCGACCTGCGCAAGGATGCTATGGCTCTGCAGCGCCTGAAAGAAGCTGCGGAAAAAGCCAAAGTGGAGCTGTCGTCGTCGACGGAAACGGAAATCAACCTGCCCTACGTAACGGCTACGGCCTCCGGCCCCAAGCACCTGGTGGTGAAGCTGAGCCGCGCCAAGTTCGAGCAGCTGGCCGATTCGCTGATCCGCCGGTCGATGGAGCCGGTGAAAAAGGCTCTGCAGGACGCCGGCCTGAGCACTTCCGATATCAACGACGTGATTCTGGTAGGTGGCTCTACCCGCATTCCGCGCATCCAGGAAGAGGTAGAGAAGTTCTTCGGCAAGAAGCCTTCCAAAGGTGTGAACCCCGACGAAGTAGTAGCCGTGGGCGCTGCCATCCAGGGCGGTGTACTGACCGGTGAGGTAAAAGACGTGCTCCTGCTCGACGTAACCCCGCTTTCGCTGGGTATCGAAACGATGGGCGGCGTGATGACCAAGCTCATCGAGTCGAACACCACCATCCCAACCAAGAAGTCCGAGACGTTCTCGACGGCTTCCGACAACCAGCCTTCCGTCGAAATCCACGTGCTGCAGGGCGAGCGGCCCATGGCTTCGCAGAACCGCACCATCGGCAAGTTCCACCTCGACTCTATTCCGCCAGCCCCCCGCGGCGTTCCGCAGATCGAAGTAATCTTCGACATTGATGCCAACGGCATTCTGCACGTAACGGCCAAGGACAAAGGCACCGGCAAGGAGCAGAAAATCCGCATTGAGGCCTCCTCGGGCCTGTCGGATGCCGACATTGAGCGGATGCGCCAGGAAGCCCAGGCCAACGCCGAAGCCGACAAGGCCGAGCGCGAGAAAATCGAGAAGGTGAACCAGGCTGACTCGATGATCTTCCAGACCGAAAAGCAGCTGCAGGAGTACGGCGACAAGCTGAGCGGCGGCAACAAAACAGCTGTGGAAAGCGCCCTTGCCGACCTCAAGAAAGCCCACGAGAGCAAAGGCCTCGGTCAGATTGATACGGCTATGGCCGCCATCAACGCGGCGTGGCAGGCTGCCTCGCAGGAAATGTACGCTCAGAGCGGCCCCGCTGGCCAGCCCGGCGCGGAAGGTGGCAACCCCTTCGGCGGTGCCGGCCAACCTGGCGGCAACGGCCAGCAAGGCGCCGGCCACGACAACGTGACCGACGTGGACTACGAAGAAGTAGACGGCCAGAAGTAA
- a CDS encoding FAD-dependent monooxygenase, which yields MAHFLIIGGGIAGLATAQALLQQNHQVQVFEAATELREVGAGVVLGANAMRALDRLGMHDIVHQQGFTVTGIGLLDEFGRDLNAIDTRPFTERVGYDNLAIHRAELQRLLLEALPAGTVQLGKRLARFEQTATQVTAYFEDGSHLTTDALLAADGINSRVRRQLLPGSQPRYAGYTCWRGVVDASVLQLPAGRTTETWGRAGRFGMVPLGNGQVYWFACVNSPEARNAHFRAFRVADLQRQFARYHAPIPQLLALTTDEQLLWGDILDLKPLRQFHFGRVLLIGDAAHATTPNMGQGAGQAVEDAAALASCLAAAISVEAAFQLFDQRRRPRTTRIVTQSWQLGKAAQLTNPVLVKLRNAVMRALPSRLNEQQMAFLYEEGE from the coding sequence ATGGCTCACTTTCTTATCATCGGGGGCGGCATTGCCGGGCTAGCCACGGCGCAGGCCTTGCTTCAGCAGAATCATCAGGTTCAGGTATTTGAAGCGGCTACCGAACTGCGAGAAGTGGGCGCGGGCGTGGTGCTGGGCGCCAACGCCATGCGCGCCCTCGACCGGTTGGGAATGCACGATATAGTACACCAACAGGGGTTTACGGTAACGGGCATCGGGCTGCTGGATGAGTTCGGCCGTGACCTCAACGCCATCGACACCCGCCCATTTACCGAGCGGGTCGGCTACGATAACCTGGCCATTCACCGCGCCGAGCTACAGCGCCTGCTGCTGGAGGCATTACCGGCTGGTACCGTGCAGCTGGGTAAGCGCCTAGCTAGATTCGAGCAAACGGCCACGCAGGTCACCGCCTATTTTGAAGATGGCAGCCACCTGACCACCGATGCGCTGCTGGCCGCCGACGGCATCAACTCCCGGGTGCGGCGGCAGCTACTGCCCGGGAGTCAGCCGCGCTACGCGGGCTATACCTGCTGGCGGGGTGTGGTAGATGCCTCGGTGTTGCAGCTGCCGGCGGGGCGCACCACCGAAACCTGGGGCCGCGCCGGCCGCTTCGGCATGGTACCGCTGGGGAACGGGCAGGTGTACTGGTTTGCCTGCGTCAACAGCCCCGAGGCGCGCAACGCCCACTTTCGCGCCTTTCGCGTGGCTGATCTGCAGCGGCAGTTTGCCCGCTACCACGCCCCCATTCCGCAGTTACTGGCCCTGACTACTGATGAGCAGCTGCTCTGGGGTGACATTCTGGACCTGAAACCGCTCCGCCAGTTCCATTTTGGCCGGGTGCTGCTTATCGGTGACGCGGCCCACGCCACCACGCCCAACATGGGCCAGGGTGCCGGCCAGGCCGTGGAAGATGCCGCTGCGCTGGCGTCATGCTTGGCTGCGGCCATTTCGGTTGAAGCTGCCTTTCAGCTGTTCGACCAGCGCCGCCGGCCGCGTACCACGCGCATCGTCACGCAGTCGTGGCAGCTGGGGAAAGCCGCCCAGCTTACCAATCCGGTGCTGGTGAAGCTGCGCAACGCCGTGATGCGCGCCCTGCCCAGCCGCCTGAACGAGCAGCAGATGGCTTTCCTCTACGAGGAGGGCGAGTAG
- a CDS encoding DegT/DnrJ/EryC1/StrS aminotransferase family protein, giving the protein MSYPFPMRIPFQSFTAQNARIREATLEAMTRVFDSEWYVLGEEVRAFEAEYAAFSHTAHCVGVSSGLAALHLALLALGIGPGDEVLVPSNAYVATWLAVSYVGATIVPVEPDAATGNLDPALLAAAITPQTRAIMPVHLYGQACDMAAIMQVAQAHNLWVVEDNAQAHGATSHGQLTGSFGHLNVTSFYPTKNLGALGDAGALTTNDAALAEQLQVLRNYGSRQKYQNEVIGQNARLDELQAAVLRVKLPQLPFWTQQRQQLAAWYDVGLADIAWLQRPYCLPYSTHVYHLYVVQTPHRDALQQHLTAHGIGTAVHYPVPPHLQPAYQHLDFSQGLFPVAEQLASTSLSLPLWPGMTEAQVAEVVQAIWKFPLK; this is encoded by the coding sequence ATGTCTTACCCTTTCCCGATGCGTATTCCCTTCCAGTCTTTTACCGCCCAGAATGCCCGCATCCGCGAGGCCACGCTGGAGGCCATGACGCGGGTGTTTGACTCGGAGTGGTACGTGCTGGGCGAGGAAGTGCGGGCATTTGAAGCGGAGTACGCCGCCTTCAGCCACACGGCGCATTGCGTGGGCGTGAGTAGTGGCCTTGCGGCCCTGCACCTGGCACTGCTGGCCCTGGGCATCGGCCCCGGCGACGAAGTACTCGTACCCAGCAACGCTTACGTAGCTACCTGGCTGGCCGTGTCGTATGTGGGGGCCACCATCGTGCCAGTAGAACCCGACGCAGCTACCGGCAACCTTGACCCGGCGTTGTTGGCAGCCGCTATTACGCCGCAGACCCGCGCTATTATGCCGGTGCATCTCTACGGGCAGGCCTGTGATATGGCGGCTATTATGCAGGTAGCACAAGCACACAACCTTTGGGTGGTGGAAGACAATGCCCAGGCGCATGGTGCCACCAGCCACGGCCAGCTTACCGGTTCCTTTGGGCACCTGAACGTCACCAGCTTCTACCCCACCAAAAACCTGGGTGCCCTCGGCGACGCCGGCGCCCTTACCACGAACGATGCCGCGCTGGCCGAGCAGCTGCAGGTGCTGCGTAACTACGGCTCCCGCCAGAAATACCAGAACGAAGTCATTGGCCAGAACGCCCGGCTGGATGAGCTGCAGGCCGCCGTCCTGCGCGTGAAGCTACCCCAACTGCCTTTCTGGACGCAACAGCGCCAGCAGTTGGCGGCCTGGTACGATGTCGGGCTGGCCGATATTGCCTGGCTGCAGCGGCCGTATTGCCTGCCTTATTCCACGCACGTTTATCACCTATATGTGGTGCAAACGCCGCATCGTGATGCCCTGCAGCAGCACCTCACGGCCCACGGAATCGGCACGGCTGTTCATTACCCGGTACCGCCGCATCTGCAGCCGGCTTACCAGCATCTGGATTTCTCCCAAGGTCTGTTCCCTGTTGCCGAGCAGCTAGCTTCTACCAGCCTCAGCCTTCCACTTTGGCCCGGCATGACGGAAGCGCAGGTAGCCGAAGTAGTTCAGGCAATATGGAAGTTTCCCTTGAAGTAG
- a CDS encoding endonuclease/exonuclease/phosphatase family protein: MPVWLIVLHALMLLLAVAAVVATLLPLLRQTAWWIRICDFPRLQIVGVTLLVLLAGLALKWHRLPGYWGLTLLAMLAVVVGYQVFRIMPYTPLVRKQVGDSTTSKSQAHLSLVMMNVLQFNKQGARALAVIQEADPDIIMAVETDEWWLNQLRPLEKTHPYTCHEPLDNTYGLLFFSRLPLENCTIKYLLDDDIPSIHTYVDLPGTKTRVRIYGLHPKPPAPQESKTSTKRDAELLLVGKEIDRRDEPTIVFGDMNDVAWSHTSELFRRISGLLDPRVGRGLLPTFHADYRLMRWPLDHVFVSPHFKVDDMERLPYVGSDHFPIYIKLSYEPDHKVIQEENAEEADASDHEEALEKIQEGFEEENEEEEDEASSPQPKKELTT, from the coding sequence ATGCCGGTCTGGCTGATTGTATTGCATGCGCTGATGCTGCTGCTGGCGGTGGCTGCTGTGGTGGCGACGCTGCTGCCGCTGCTGCGCCAAACCGCGTGGTGGATTCGTATCTGCGACTTTCCGCGCCTGCAGATTGTGGGCGTTACGCTGCTGGTGCTGCTGGCCGGCCTGGCGCTGAAATGGCACCGGCTGCCGGGCTACTGGGGTCTTACGCTCCTGGCGATGCTGGCCGTGGTAGTAGGGTATCAGGTGTTTCGCATCATGCCCTACACGCCCCTGGTCCGCAAGCAGGTGGGTGATAGTACGACCAGCAAAAGTCAGGCGCACTTAAGCCTGGTGATGATGAACGTGCTGCAGTTTAACAAGCAGGGAGCCAGAGCCCTGGCTGTGATTCAAGAAGCAGACCCCGACATTATCATGGCGGTGGAAACCGACGAGTGGTGGCTGAATCAGCTGCGTCCGCTCGAGAAAACCCACCCTTACACCTGTCACGAACCCCTCGACAACACCTACGGTCTGCTGTTTTTTTCGCGCCTGCCGCTGGAAAACTGCACGATTAAGTACTTACTCGACGACGACATTCCCTCCATTCATACCTACGTGGATTTGCCTGGTACCAAGACACGGGTGCGAATCTACGGGCTGCACCCCAAGCCGCCAGCGCCCCAGGAATCCAAAACCAGCACCAAGCGCGACGCTGAGCTGCTGCTGGTAGGCAAAGAAATTGACCGCCGCGACGAGCCGACTATCGTGTTCGGGGATATGAACGATGTGGCCTGGTCGCACACGTCTGAGCTGTTTCGGCGCATAAGCGGCTTGCTCGACCCCCGCGTGGGCCGCGGGCTACTGCCTACCTTCCACGCCGACTACCGCCTCATGCGCTGGCCCCTCGACCACGTGTTTGTGTCGCCGCACTTCAAAGTAGACGATATGGAACGCCTGCCTTACGTGGGCTCCGACCATTTTCCCATCTACATCAAGCTCAGCTACGAGCCCGACCACAAGGTTATCCAGGAGGAAAACGCGGAGGAAGCTGATGCCAGTGACCACGAAGAAGCCCTGGAGAAAATTCAGGAAGGCTTCGAGGAAGAAAACGAGGAGGAGGAAGATGAAGCCAGCAGCCCCCAGCCCAAGAAGGAACTGACGACGTAG
- the purE gene encoding 5-(carboxyamino)imidazole ribonucleotide mutase: MGSQSDLKIMTGAAELLRQFGVPFEITLVSAHRTPHRLVEYAETARKRGLRVIIAGGGGAAHLPGMVAAFTTLPVIGVPINSTTSIRGLDSVLSMLQMPAGVPVATVSIDGAPNAAVLATQILGLSNARLADVLEKYRTSLKDKVMRTIEELRKGGFSDD, from the coding sequence ATGGGCTCCCAGTCCGATCTGAAGATCATGACCGGCGCGGCCGAGCTGCTGCGCCAGTTTGGTGTGCCCTTCGAAATTACCCTGGTTTCGGCGCACCGCACCCCGCACCGCTTGGTGGAGTATGCCGAAACGGCCCGCAAGCGCGGCCTGCGCGTGATTATTGCCGGCGGGGGCGGAGCGGCTCACCTGCCCGGGATGGTCGCCGCTTTCACCACGCTGCCCGTTATTGGGGTGCCCATCAACTCCACTACCTCCATCCGGGGGCTGGATTCGGTGCTGTCGATGCTGCAAATGCCGGCCGGCGTGCCCGTGGCCACGGTTTCTATTGATGGGGCACCCAACGCCGCCGTGCTGGCCACCCAGATTCTGGGGTTGAGCAACGCCCGGCTGGCTGATGTGCTGGAAAAGTACCGCACCTCCCTCAAGGATAAAGTAATGCGCACCATCGAGGAGCTGCGCAAAGGCGGCTTCAGCGACGATTAG
- a CDS encoding MarC family protein, with product MEILLATFTTLFSVVNPFGAMPVFLTLTEEDTPQERANIGLKACLYMIGVLTVSFVAGQYVLNFFGINIHHLRIAGGILLMRSAFDLLTPGGNRAKVSDATLEESMHKNDISFTPLAMPMLSGPGSMAVCIGLFTEHLSYLDMGLIILGFVLVALAAYIILMSSLRLTRFLGRPGMAALARIMGFITLAIGVNFLATAIKALFPGLTH from the coding sequence ATGGAAATTCTGCTCGCCACGTTCACCACCCTGTTTTCCGTTGTGAATCCCTTCGGGGCCATGCCGGTATTTCTGACCCTCACCGAGGAAGACACGCCCCAGGAACGCGCCAACATCGGCCTGAAGGCGTGCCTGTACATGATTGGGGTGCTCACCGTGTCGTTTGTGGCCGGGCAGTACGTGCTCAATTTCTTTGGCATCAACATCCACCACCTGCGCATTGCGGGCGGTATTCTACTGATGCGTTCAGCCTTCGACCTGCTCACGCCGGGCGGCAACCGCGCCAAGGTTTCGGACGCCACCCTGGAGGAAAGCATGCACAAAAACGATATTTCGTTTACCCCGCTGGCTATGCCCATGCTCTCGGGCCCGGGCTCCATGGCCGTGTGCATCGGCCTCTTTACGGAGCACCTCTCCTACCTCGATATGGGGTTGATCATCCTCGGGTTTGTGCTGGTGGCGCTGGCGGCCTATATTATTCTGATGTCGTCGCTGCGGCTCACGCGGTTTCTGGGGCGGCCGGGCATGGCGGCGCTGGCGCGGATTATGGGCTTTATTACCCTAGCTATTGGGGTGAATTTCCTGGCTACGGCCATCAAGGCGCTTTTTCCCGGGCTCACGCATTGA